GGAGCGCAGTCTGCTGGGCAGATTGAAATAGATGTGAAAAAGCTTGAATGTGATATATATTCAGTGCCGGGGCAGAAATGGCTGATGGGACCTGAAGGAACAGGCGCTCTTTATGTAAGGAAAAATTTGATAGATAAACTGAGCTGTATAAATGCAGGCTACAGATCAGTAAAGACTTTCAATTTTGAAAAAGAAGAAATGGCTCTCCACGACTCAGCAAAGCGCTTTGAAATGGCGGATAAGAACACTGCGCTCCTTGCAGGGTTTGGCGAGGCAATGGATTCTTTGTCAGAAATAGGAATAGAAAAGATTGAAGAAAGGATAAAAAAGCTTTCTTTTAAATTAATTTCTTCCCTGAAACGAATTCCGGGCGCAGTGATACTGTCTCCCTTTGATGGAGGAATCTGTCACTCAGGATTGGTTTCAATAACTGTCAGCGACAAACTATCTTCTGAGATAGTAAACCGTTTATGCAGCGAAAAAAAAATAATATGCCGCTCTTTCCCGAGCAAAAACATAATGCGCTTCTCCGTGAATTTTTTCAATACAGAGGAAGAGATAGAAACTGTATCAATGGCAGTAAAAGAAATATGAAGAAAGATTAAAGAGATTTCTCTGCGAATTGTTAAGATAGACTTAACTCAGACCAATTCTCCTGCAGCGAAAATGCATAGCGGGAGCATTCCCCAAAGCTTGCTTCAGGAAACTTTGATAAATCTTATTGAAAAACTTCTGACAATTATGAAACAATTTCATTCCAATTTATTTCAAGGAGTTAATTTTTAATTGAGTAAACATACAAAAATTGCACCTTTTGAACAGCGTAAAGAAGACAGACGCCAGAGACCAACACTGCCTTGCAGCAGTAAGAGCTTCTCAGGAAAGATATCATACCAGACAAGGCACATACGCTGATGAAATAACCTCACTGGATATAAAGATGAGTCCTGCAAAATATTTCGCAGTAGGGTCAATTCAGGGTGGTTCTACAGGAAGCCTTAAAGACTCGTGGACTCTTACGCTCACCCGTACAGGCACACCAGCAGGTTACGGCGCATACACAATCACCTTTACAGAAGAAGGTTTTGATGCAACAAACAGCACCATAGCCGGTTTGCCCGATATTAATCCAATGGGTACCTAATACCGGTAACTTTATCTCCCCATTCGGCTTGCAAAATACAGGCTGAACAGGGAATTTTTTCCTCCAGATTCCACTGCCATGAAGAAAAAAATATCAATAAAGGATTACAGGAGAACTCTTGAGCAGTCAAGGGGTGGATATAGTATAAAACTTCTTTCCGGTTGATTTTTTCCATACATAGTGTTAATTAAAATTCAGGTTTGATTTAAATAAGTTTTATTTTATGAAAAAAATAACGCTATTTCTGCTAATATCTTTTGCTGCTGTTGCTATATTTCTTTCATTCCAAAAACCCTGCCATTCAAAGGACCTTGTGCAGAATTTCAAGACAGGCAAAATAAACTGGACAAAAGGGGTTATTGTTGCATGGGGAGATGGATATGCTCCTAATGATGTAGCAGACAAAAATCTTGCAAGGGAACTTGCAAAAAGAGTGGCAATTCTTGATGCAAGGAAAAACCTTATTGAAATAGTAAAATCTGTCCGGCTTGATTCAAAGTTATCAATAGAGGATATTGCAAAAAGCTGGGACATGGCAGAAGAAAACCTGAAGAGAGCATCATTTGTCTCAAAAGCAAGGACAGACTTTATTGCTGACAACAGGGCAAGGGCAACCCTTGAGCTTAAAATTTACGGGATGCTTGCAGACACAGTTTACCCATTTGCTTCTGAGCCAGAAATTAAAGAATCAGAAAAAGAGAGATTTCCCCCTTTTGAGGGAAAAGAACTCTCTGCTGAAAAGGCAAAAACAGACAGCTTGTATTCAGGCATCATCATTGATGCAAGAAACCTTGAAGCAAAGCCTGCTCTTTTCCCAAAGATATTTAATGAAAAAGATGAGTTAATATATAATTACTCAAAAGTAGATTATCCCTATGCGGTTGAGCAAGGAATGGTAAGATACACAAAGGATTTAAAAAGCGCAAGAAAGGATGAAAGAGTAAGCCCGAAACCACTTGTTTTAAGAGCTGTTGCAGTAAAAGGAGAAGAAAAAACAAATATTGTTATAAATACTGATGATTCAAAAAAACTGATGAAAGAAGAAAAAAATAGCGGGTTTTTGAAGCAAGGGAAAGTGGTTATTGTTGTTGATAAATGAAAAACAGGGTTTAGGGTTTAGAGTTAAGGGGTAAGAGTAAAGAATTAAGACAGCTAAAAATTGTATGTTTTCCCTTGTTGCAATATTCTGATGTCTTTATTCCTTAGTTTCATGATATCTTTAATAATATTGTTTTTAAACTGTGGCTTTAGGTGGGAGATATAGACAGGACAGTTAAGAGTTTCTATTTTCTCAAGCTCTTTTTTAAGAGCCTTTGGAGTCAGATGCCCGCCGAGGTTTGCAAGCCTTTCATGTTTATCAGGAAAAGAAGTTTCAAGAATTATTCCTTTAATGTTTTTTATATTTCCAATCTTTTCCCATAGCTCGTCTGTTGGTCCTGTATCGCCGGAATAAACTATTGTGCTGTTATTTTTGGTTATTGAATATCCTACGCACGGAACAGAATGGTTTACGCTTATTGCTTCAATAGTAAACCCCTCTATTTGAATCCTTTTGTTTTCAGGAATAGTTTTTAAAACCAGGACAGGGTTTTTTGTATCAGGTATTTTTGTAAAATCAGGCCAGAGCACATTGTTGAATGCATGTCTTTTTAACGCATATATTACTTTCCGGATACTGTAAACTTTTAGTGGAGATCTTTTCCTACTGATCAGGTTATCAGGCAGAAAAAAAATATCCTTTATATGGTCAAAATGGCTGTGGGTTAAAAGTATGGCTTTTATTTTCATCTGTTCCTCAAGGGTGAGGGAAGAAACAATTGCGCCTGCATCAAGAGCGAGGATTCCGTCAATCAAAAAACTTGTAAGTTTTTGTCCTGGAAATCTTGAGCCGTGACAACCAAGAACTTTAAGCTTCATTAGATAGCAGCTTTCAGAATTAAAATATTTTAAGTGTTGCTCTGTTTATTTTTAACCATATCAACAAAATTATGACAAGAAAAATATAATTACAATATAATCATTTCTTGACCAAGCGGGGAATTTCTCATAAATTAAAAGTATGAATAAAAAAGATTTTTACACTCTAAACCCTTCACAACAACTGATTCTTTTGTGCTCCAGAATAAAATTTAATGAGAGCGAAAAAGAAAGCCTTGAAAAAATCATAGGAGACAGGGTTGTTGACTGGGATCAAATCATCAACAATGCTTTCAGAAACAGCATACTGCCATTTATATATTTCCATTTAAGAGCTTTCAGCCTCCTTTCAAAAATTCCTCAGGACGCGAGAGACAAGATGGAAAAATTTTACCACTTCAACACAGCACGCAATACATGGATACTTCTCTCTCTTGAAAAAATTGCTGAGGTCTTAAATAAAAAAAATATTCCTTTTATCCTGATACAGGGCTCCTCCCTGCTTGCAGATGTCTATCCAGACCCGTCTCTGAGATATCTGAGCGATATTGATATTTTAATAAAGAAAGATGATATTTCAGGCATAGAGGATGTTATCGCACCATTGGGGTGGAAAATGTCAGACCATCCCGGAGACAAAGACTGGTGCATAAAAAACCTGAACCATCTGCCTGTTTTTTTCAGGAATGGAGAGCCTGTGGCGCTTGAGGTGCATTTCAAACTCCCCTTTCCGGAGGGTAAAAAAGAAACGGAAGGCAAATGGATATGGGAAAATGTCTCTCACAGTAAAATCCGTTCAAGTGAGGCAAGCATACCTTCTCCGGAGAATATGATTCTCCACCTCTCAATGCATATATCCAAAAAATCTCACATCAATGACCTGACAATAATTCTGCGCCACTGCTGCGATATTTCGGCAATACTTGAGAGGTATGGAGAAAGCGGAATCAATGTTGATTACTTAATCCATACTGCAAAAAGAGCAGAATTATCTGAAGCCCTTTATCATTCTCTCAAGGTGTCAAATTCAGTAATAAGAAAGAATTTTTTAAAAAAAATAGTGGATAAAGTTTCAGAAAATGTTTCCAAAGATGCAAAGGAGTTTTCAGAATTTGTGTCAAAATGCCTTAATGAGGCTGATAAAAACATTAAAATTCCGCTTGACGGGCTAGAATTATTTTTTAACAAAAAGGGTTTTTTTGAAAAATTAAAATTTTTCTTCAGGCATATTTTCTTCCCGCCGCTTGATTTTATGGAAAAAGAGTACGGAGCCTCAAAATCAGAAAAGAGAATTTATCTTTACTATATCTTCAGGCCTTTTCTCCTTGCAAAGAAGTTTTCATGGACAAGGGTTGTTATGGCATACAGGATATCCAGCAAGAAGGAATAAAAACCAGTTTCTTGTTGTTGGTTCTTAGTGACTCGGTGTCCGTGATTTGTTGTCCATAATACGGGTCACGGGGTACGAGTTACTATATTTACTGCGGACTTTACAGACGCAAGCTAAGGCTTGCGGTTGCCGGACCTAATCCAAAATCCCAAATCACGGAAAAATTCATAGGGAGTGAGAAAAATATCTATAGGGATTATGTTGTATGATTTTGTTCTTATATCCTCAAAGATTCTGTTCCTTGAAGTCCTGAAATTATGCCTGAACCTGAAAAGAATATTGCTCAGATTAGAAGGGGTATGCCACCCCCTGTACCAGTTCCAGTGTGTACGGTATAGAGAAAAAATCTTGTCCCTTCTCAGATGATACGCCACTGCTTCCGGCTGGTAGATTAACAAATATCCCTTTTCTTTTAGCCTCTGTGATATGTCATAATCCTCACCGTTGTTACCGCATTTTTTATTGTAATAGCCAACATCAGCTACTGCAGATTTCCTGAACACATTGTTGCTGCCAAAGAGAAATTCCGGATTTTCTATAACCCTGTCGCCCCAGTACTGAGGCATATTGAGCGAACGCCATTTATCTGCAGGCTTTTCACAGTATCTCTCAAGCAGTTTTCCTCCAACCCCTCCAACCCTCTCATCACTGAACTCCTGCATCATCTTTTCAAGCCATTCAGGCTCAGGGACACAGTCTACATCAAGAGAGGCAACAAGATCACCTGAGGCATTTTTAAATGCAGTGTTTCTTACCGCGGAAAGCCCCCTGTTTCTTTCATGGCTGATGATTCTTACAGGATATTTTGACGCAGTAGCAACAGTCTCATCTTTGCATCCGTCATCTATTATCAGGATTTCATCAACTTTATAGGTCTGCTTCATTACTGCTTCAATGCAACCTTTTATAAAACACTGAACATTATAACAGGGGATATAAAGAGATACTTTCATTAAATTTCACATCCTTACTCAAGAGAAATCGGCACAGGAATAAATGTTAGTGCAAAAATTAAAAGCATTAAAGCTCCAATCAGTTTTCTTTTTTTATCAAGAGGAATGAAATCGTAGACTGGGGGTGGGTGCCTGAACCCAAGAATAACAAGAAGTATTGCCCAGAAAAACCATCCGGGCCAGAAATATCCTAACACCAGAAGGACCCCGAGCAGCACCTTTCCAAGAGTTTCAGCTTTTTCGCCAATAATTGCATAGATAATGTGCCCTCCGTCAAGCTGTCCTATTGGGAGCAGATTAAAAGAGGTAACAAGAATCCCAAACCATCCTGCAAAAGCTATAGAGTTTAGTACTATGTCCTGGTTTGCCGGAACAGACCCCAAAGCAAGGTAGCTTATCAATTTAAAAATAATGGAATCGCCAAGCCTCAACCCTTCTGCACTGGTTCCAATTGGTTTGATTTCTGAAAACATAAGTCCCAAAAAACAGGCAGGAATCGCAATGGCAAGTCCTGATAAAGGCCCTGCTATTCCTATGTCAAAAAGGGCTTTACGGTGAGGCAGCCTTGACTTGATTTTTATGACTGCGCCAAAGGTTCCAAGAATGAAAGGAGGAGGCGCTGGAATAAAATATGGCAATGTCGCAGGAACACCATATCTGCGGCATACAAGGTAATGACCTGTTTCGTGAGCTCCAAGAATTGCAAGGAGTGTAAATGAATAAGGAAAGCCCAGAAAAATCTGCCATGGGTCTTTTATTGGGTCACCACCCTCAAAATAAGACCCCATAAACAATGTTGAAACGACGGTCAGAACGAAAAGGAGAATATGAAAAGATGTTTTCTGAGTCATATTTTTTTAAGTTTTGTACTTTGAGCCCTCAACTTTATTTTTAATCCTCAAGACATAATCCTTTTTGATAACACTGCAAACCAATTATTTCAAGGCAATTCTGGAAATTTTGATTACAAAGATTTTATTTTTTTTAGGCTCTTCGCGTAATCGAGTGGGGCATTTCATATCTCCGTCTACATATTGTTACTTACTACTCACTATTTTAAAAAGTATAGCACTATCTTATATTTCTACAATAAAAATTATTTTGACTTTATTAGCTAACATGATAAGAAATTAAGTATGCCAAAGTTTATTAAAAAAAGATCAAAAAAATCAGGACTCCTTCCAGGAACTCTTATACATATTGGCGAGAAAAAGAGCGATGAAGTCAAAATTAAAGTAATAGACTACAATGAAGAAAGTTTTCAGGAAAAGGAAATAAAAACCATAGAGGAATGTTTTATATTCAAAGACAAACCTACTACTACATGGATAGATATAGAAGGACTTCATAAAATTGAGAACCTGGAAGCTCTTGAAAAGTGCTATGGATTTCACTCTCTCATGCTTGAAGACATCCTCAATACAGACCAGCGCCCAAAAATAGAAGACTTCGGTGATTATATATACGTAGTACTCAAAATGATTTTTGAAGATAAAAATAATGAAATTGCAACTGAACAGATAAGTCTGGTTATAGGAAAAAACTTTGTCATCTCATTTCAGGAAGGAATTGAGGGAGATGTTTTTAACGCAATCAGAGAAAGAATAAGAAACGGGAAAGGTAGAATAAGGAAAATGAGCAGTGATTACCTTGCCTATTCTTTATTAGATGCAATCATAGATAGCTATTTCATAATTCTTGAAAAACTTGGAGAAAAAATAGAACTTATTGAAGAAGAGTTAATAGCAAACCCAACACAGAAAACTTTGCAAATTATCAATAATTTAAAAAGAGAGATGATTTTCCTGCGTAAATCTATTTGGCCTTTAAGGGAAGTAATAAGTGGCTTAGAAAGAGGAGAATCATTGCTGATTAACGAATCCACACGGATATATCTCAGGGACATTTATGACCATACAATCCATGTGATTGACACAATAGAGACTTTTCGTGATATGCTTGCTGGAATGCTCGATATCTACCTCTCAAGCATCAGCAACAAGATGAATGAAATAATGAAGGTTTTGACAATAATAGCTACTATATTTATTCCTCTTACCTTCATAGTAGGATTATATGGAATGAATTTCAAGTATATGCCTGAGCTTGAATGGAAATGGGGATATCCTTTAATTCTATTTCTTATGTCTGCTGTTGTAGTTTTTATGCTGTTCTATTTTAGAAAAAAGAAATGGTTCTAGAAAGAAAGGGGAGGAAAAATTATGACAAACCTTAGAAGACCAAATGCTAACGAGGCAACCGGAACTTTTAATCGTTCAAGAAATGTTGTGCCGATGTCCGGAATCTGTACAGCGTGCCACGATGGCTGTACCGGTGGTTGTGAAATATTCATGGCTTCATTCAGGGGTCGTGAACTTATTTATCCTGGTCCATTCGGGGTAATTACTGCAGGAGCAGACAAAAATTATCCTGTAGATTATTCTCATCTGAATATTCAGGGGTATGCTGTAGGGGCAAAAGGTTTGCCAAAAGGAGTTAAGCCCAGCCCTGATACAGCAATCTTTCCAAAAGTTGACACTGAAACAGAGTATGGGCAGAAGAAAAAGATTAAAATGCGCTTGCCTGTTTTTACAGGGGCATTGGGCTCTACAGAAATAGCAAGGAAAAACTGGGAGCATTTTGCAGTGGGTGCAGCTATCTCAGGAATTACTCTCGTTTGTGGTGAGAATGTATGCGGTGTAGACCCTGAACTTGAATTAGATAAAAAGGGGAAGGTGAAAAAGTCTCCTGAGATGGATCGTAGAATAGAAACTTATAAACAGTTTCACAGAGGTTATGGGGAAATACTTGTACAGATGAATGTAGAAGACACAAGATTTGGTGTAGCAGAATATGTATTGAAAAAACATCATCTGGATACTATCGAGTTGAAATGGGGACAGGGTGCTAAATGTATTGGCGGAGAAATAAAAGTTAAGACAATAGAAAGAGCTCTTGAACTAAAAAAAAGGGGATATATTGTTATTCCTGACCCTTCACACCATGACGTTCAAAAAGCATATGAAGAGAGAGAAATCAGAGAGTTTGAACGGCATTCAAGGCTTGGGTTTGTTACCAAGGATTCATTTCTAAAGGAAGTAAAACGGCTTCGAAATCTCGGGTTTAAGAGAATTACACTTAAAACAGGAGCCTATTCTTCAGTAGAACTTGCCATGGCACTACGCTACGGAGCAGAGGCAAAATTAGACCTTATTACCATAGATGGTGCTCCTGGTGGCACAGGAATGAGCCCATGGCCCATGATGAACGAGTGGGGAATACCAACAATCTATTTACAGGCGCTTGCTTACGAATTCTGTGAAAAGCTGACAAAAAAAAGAATCATGGTTCCGGATATTGCTATAGCGGGAGGATTTTCTACAGAGGACGGTGTATTCAAGGCAATTGCAATGGGTAGTCCCTATGTAAAAGCAGTTTGCATGGGAAGGGCTTTAATGATACCCGGAATGGTGGGAAAAAATATTGAGAATTGGTTAAAAGAAAATAACCTGCCTAAAACAGTTTCAAAGTATGGAACAACAATAGAAGAAATCTTTGAGTGTTATGAAGAGCTGCGAGAGGACTTCGGAAAGGATATAAAGAACATACCCCTTGGTGCAGTAAGCGTGTATACATTCTCCCAGAAGATAAAAGTCGGACTTCAGCAGTTAATGGCTGGAAGCAGAAACTTCAGACTTTCAACAATCTCGCGTAATGACCTTATGTCCCTAACAGAAGAAGCTTCAAAAGTTACCGGAATCCCCTATGTGATGGACGCTTACAGAGAAGAGGCAGAGAGAATTTTGGAGAAATGATAATAAGAAGAAATCGGAGACAGAGTGGGATCAGGGAAACCCACTCTGTCTTGAAAATGCAAAGAGAGCCTGCTTAAATCTACCTTTACAAAAGAATTCCTTTTTTATATTACAATATAATAGTTTGTTGCTAAAAAATTTTTATGTGTTAGTGGGAAATGCTTAAGGAAACATATTGGAGGTATAAAGATGAGTAAACATAATGTGCCGGAAATTTCTGAGGGTGTGTACTGGGTTGGTTCAAAGGACTGGAACCGCAAAATCTTTGACTCGCTTATACAGCTTCACCAAGGAACATCTTATAATTCTTATCTTGTAAAAGGGAAAGAAAAAATCGCCCTTATTGATACT
The nucleotide sequence above comes from Candidatus Schekmanbacteria bacterium RIFCSPLOWO2_02_FULL_38_14. Encoded proteins:
- a CDS encoding magnesium and cobalt transport protein CorA, whose protein sequence is MPKFIKKRSKKSGLLPGTLIHIGEKKSDEVKIKVIDYNEESFQEKEIKTIEECFIFKDKPTTTWIDIEGLHKIENLEALEKCYGFHSLMLEDILNTDQRPKIEDFGDYIYVVLKMIFEDKNNEIATEQISLVIGKNFVISFQEGIEGDVFNAIRERIRNGKGRIRKMSSDYLAYSLLDAIIDSYFIILEKLGEKIELIEEELIANPTQKTLQIINNLKREMIFLRKSIWPLREVISGLERGESLLINESTRIYLRDIYDHTIHVIDTIETFRDMLAGMLDIYLSSISNKMNEIMKVLTIIATIFIPLTFIVGLYGMNFKYMPELEWKWGYPLILFLMSAVVVFMLFYFRKKKWF
- a CDS encoding glutamate synthase, with amino-acid sequence MTNLRRPNANEATGTFNRSRNVVPMSGICTACHDGCTGGCEIFMASFRGRELIYPGPFGVITAGADKNYPVDYSHLNIQGYAVGAKGLPKGVKPSPDTAIFPKVDTETEYGQKKKIKMRLPVFTGALGSTEIARKNWEHFAVGAAISGITLVCGENVCGVDPELELDKKGKVKKSPEMDRRIETYKQFHRGYGEILVQMNVEDTRFGVAEYVLKKHHLDTIELKWGQGAKCIGGEIKVKTIERALELKKRGYIVIPDPSHHDVQKAYEEREIREFERHSRLGFVTKDSFLKEVKRLRNLGFKRITLKTGAYSSVELAMALRYGAEAKLDLITIDGAPGGTGMSPWPMMNEWGIPTIYLQALAYEFCEKLTKKRIMVPDIAIAGGFSTEDGVFKAIAMGSPYVKAVCMGRALMIPGMVGKNIENWLKENNLPKTVSKYGTTIEEIFECYEELREDFGKDIKNIPLGAVSVYTFSQKIKVGLQQLMAGSRNFRLSTISRNDLMSLTEEASKVTGIPYVMDAYREEAERILEK